From one Anoplolepis gracilipes chromosome 8, ASM4749672v1, whole genome shotgun sequence genomic stretch:
- the LOC140668414 gene encoding LOW QUALITY PROTEIN: uncharacterized protein (The sequence of the model RefSeq protein was modified relative to this genomic sequence to represent the inferred CDS: deleted 4 bases in 3 codons), which yields SNHEIPNVPKSPTTMICPNCRHRFPAPDYYQEQNEETSWKETETQKKQKEKKDKKEKEGTIYSTTTICYVSDFSASHGYINCDSSFKNVPTIVHEPVVFQSAHCYSNIQFDSTVFETIKLSCSTLISTKQNLLLKLPIDQSKNQDYLIMTNIDYKMAFLEKHITTTRRPTNDGITFTTSSNIHSGGRLIQSTEAGILMQVPPIVIQRKLTGGGCLVQKKRMLTKNERLAMFKYMEDFAHQTLITPPSGCSELPGNRRMLPLFTMRENSETMGMDSRQRKISIETNICCDYNSNTVQQNLCQYHRMLTDVHVSDGNSLLFEPVSNDIQIRVNANMQLPVNLSDCRINITASTIMPCNQIVAMKSCARNKQERNEEINWKQTKEQEKQKKKEEEKKKETAVHSTTCYIADLLVSPSYTNDNGNSINIPTIIREPIIFESAHCFNSQFTNFETVEFSNNESITIQPDNLYCSTENRIIATGNNSCNNNGQKNGAATISVSHPWMMSSPWSLDTKLLNKDIKLREIRRLLQTCGWYHESISWKQSENLLKDTPVGRWLMRDSSDSRYIFAISVQTARGPTSIRVCYFLKHFQFDAEPGLALAIPTFDCPITMLEHYIQYSKKMDRREVWVDYSGQLYSQIYLTKPLMKEVKSLSHLARLAVNRNKLPTKHLPLFIKNYLAEYPYTI from the exons TCCAATCACGAGATACCAAATGTACCAAAATCGCCAACGACAATGATATGTCCGAATTGCCGCCACCGCTTCCCGGCACCGGATTACTATCAGGAACAAAACGAAGAAACTAGCTGGAAAGAAACGGAGACGCAGAAGaaacagaaagagaagaaagataaaaaagagaaagagggcaCCATTTATTCAACGACGACGATCTGTTACGTTTCTGAT TTTTCAGCATCACATGGTTACATCAACTGCGACAGCAGTTTT AAAAACGTCCCGACAATTGTCCATGAGCCTGTTGTGTTTCAGTCAGCCCATTGCTACTCCAATATTCAATTTGATTCG ACTGTCTTTGAGACAATAAAACTTTCTTGCAGTACTCTGATATCGACAAAAcagaatttacttttaaaattgccCATCGATCAATCGAAAAATCAAGATTACCTGATTATGACAAATATCGACTATAAAATGGCATTTTTAGAGAAACATATCACGACTACGCGTAGGCCCACCAACGACGGCATCACATTCACCACATCATCCAATATACACTCCGGTGGTCGTCTAATCCAAAGCACAGAAGCTGGAATTCTAATGCAAGTCCCACCTATCGTAATACAACGGAAACTCACTGGTGGCGGCTGTCTTGTGCAAAAGAAACGTATGCTCACTAAGAACGAACGGTTAGCAATGTTTAAATACATGGAGGACTTTGCTCATCAAACACTTATCACGCCGCCAAGCGGCTGTTCAGAATTACCTGGAAATAGAAGAATGCTGCCTTTATTCACAATGAGGGAAAATAGTGAAACAATGGGCATGGACTCGAGGCAGCGAAAAATATCGATCGAAACAAACATTTGCTGCGACTACAACAGTAATACAGTTCAGCAGAATCTTTGTCAGTATCATAGGATGTTGACCGACGTGCATGTGTCTGACGGTAATTCGTTGCTGTTCGAGCCTGTCAGTAATGACATACAAATCCGAGTGAACGCCAACATGCAGCTACCTGTAAATCTAAGTGACTGTCGAATAAACATTACGGCGTCTACGATAATGCCGTGTAACCAGATCGTGGCAATGAAATCATGTGCTAGGAATAAGCAAGAACGgaatgaagaaattaattggAAGCAGACGAAAGAGcaagaaaaacagaaaaaaaaggaagaagaaaagaaaaaagaaaccgCTGTTCATTCAACGACCTGTTACATCGCTGATCTTCTAGTATCGCCCAGTTATACCAATGATAACGGTAATTCCATAAACATACCGACAATTATCCGTGAGCCCATCATCTTCGAGTCAGCCCACTGCTTTAATTCTCAATTCACCAATTTCGAGACAGTGGAATTTTCGAATAATGAAAGTATTACCATACAACCGGATAATTTATACTGCTCGACAGAGAATCGGATTATTGCGACTGGAAATAACAGTTGTAACAACAACGGGCAAAAGAATGGAGCAGCAACTATTTCGGTGTCCCATCCTTGGATGATGTCGAGTCCTTGGAGCTTGGATACAAAGTTGCTGAACAAAGACATAAAATTACGCGAGATAAGAAGACTGCTGCAAACTTGCGGCTGGTACCACGAGAGTATTAGTTGGAAACAAAGCGAAAACCTCTTGAAGGACACACCTGTAGGTCGGTGGCTAATGAGAGACAGCTCAGACAGTAGATACATCTTTGCAATATCTGTGCAAACAGCCAGAGGACCCACTTCTATTAGAGTATGTTATTTCCttaaacattttcaattcGACGCTGAACCAGGACTAGCGTTGGCGATTCCGACTTTCGACTGTCCTATTACTATGTTGGAACACTACATCCAATATTCAAAAAAGATGGATCGCAGAGAGGTGTGGGTTGATTATAGCGGGCAACTATACAGCCAAATCTATTTAACTAAGCCTCTGATGAAAGAAGTCAAATCGTTGTCACATTTGGCCAGACTTGCCGTGAATAGAAACAAACTGCCCACCAAACATCTGcctctttttatcaaaaattaccTCGCAGAGTATCCATACACTATTTAA